Proteins from a genomic interval of Pirellulales bacterium:
- a CDS encoding cytochrome b N-terminal domain-containing protein: MSLGEAIRNSQLWKSVFRHPMPLDRRNRIVVMLTNFFLHLHPVSIKKQGIALSYTWCMGGVTFFLFLVETVTGVLLMFYYRPTLEWAYNDILSLRDVTSLGIMRELHRWGAHAMVITTWLHMYRVFLTGSYKPPREFNWVVGVLLLLLTLLLSFTGYLLPWDQLAIWAITVGSNMARATPILGHEGPGAKLLNIDGISMITNASDARFVTIGARFVGEDTLNRFYVLHCIAIPLAVALLLAIHFWRVRKDGGISGPL, from the coding sequence ATGTCTCTCGGCGAAGCCATTCGTAACTCGCAGCTCTGGAAGAGCGTTTTCCGTCACCCGATGCCGCTCGATCGGCGCAATCGCATCGTGGTGATGTTGACGAACTTCTTCCTGCACCTGCACCCGGTGTCGATCAAGAAGCAAGGCATCGCGCTGAGCTACACGTGGTGCATGGGCGGGGTGACGTTCTTCCTGTTCCTGGTCGAGACCGTGACCGGCGTGCTGTTGATGTTCTATTACCGCCCGACGCTGGAGTGGGCGTACAACGATATTCTTTCGCTGCGCGACGTGACCAGTTTGGGCATCATGCGCGAGCTGCACCGCTGGGGTGCGCACGCAATGGTCATCACGACGTGGCTGCACATGTATCGCGTGTTTCTCACGGGCAGTTATAAACCGCCGCGCGAATTCAACTGGGTCGTCGGCGTGTTGTTATTGCTGCTGACCCTGCTGTTGTCGTTCACCGGCTATTTGCTGCCGTGGGATCAATTGGCGATCTGGGCTATCACGGTCGGTTCGAACATGGCCCGTGCGACTCCGATCCTGGGGCACGAAGGGCCGGGTGCGAAGCTGTTGAACATCGACGGCATTTCGATGATTACCAACGCCTCGGACGCGCGCTTCGTGACGATCGGCGCGCGGTTCGTCGGCGAGGATACGTTGAACCGTTTTTACGTGCTGCACTGCATCGCGATTCCGCTGGCCGTGGCCTTGCTGTTGGCGATCCACTTCTGGCGGGTGCGCAAAGACGGCGGCATCAGCGGCCCGCTGTAA